One region of Faecalibacter bovis genomic DNA includes:
- a CDS encoding glycosyltransferase family 4 protein, with translation MRILFQTRTNLYSAPGGDLVQMQKTKEYLEKLGAKVDISLEFEPDLSNYDIVHLFNLMEPQDIYRQYKNAKKQNKKIVLSTIYGLYTEYERKARGGLFQKVANFLSPYQISYIKTIVRHYHENRMHKGVIQMMLKGHYNLMKEIVTGVDYLLPNSDNEMRRIAKEFNLKDYNYFNTPNAIDINVFNDNVELTQEDLDKYGQYKGCVLCAARLEGRKSTLNLVRAMKDLPYQLVLVGNESKNQAEYVRQIHQEAGENVHFLGPVPHADLAKLYKLANVHCLISWMETPGLSTLEAAAMDCNIVITKKGDTEEYFEDYAFYCEPDNVADIANAIQKAYTAQLNPNLKKKINSKYNWEETAKATYLAYQNSLS, from the coding sequence ATGAGAATACTATTTCAAACAAGAACTAATTTATACTCAGCCCCTGGAGGAGATTTAGTTCAAATGCAGAAAACAAAAGAATATTTAGAAAAATTAGGTGCTAAAGTTGATATTTCATTAGAATTTGAGCCCGATTTATCTAACTATGATATTGTACATCTGTTCAATTTGATGGAACCTCAGGATATTTATAGACAATATAAAAACGCTAAAAAGCAAAATAAAAAAATTGTCTTATCCACTATTTATGGTTTATATACAGAGTACGAAAGAAAAGCTCGTGGTGGATTATTTCAAAAAGTTGCAAACTTTTTATCACCATACCAAATTAGTTATATAAAAACCATTGTAAGACATTATCATGAAAACAGAATGCACAAAGGTGTAATTCAAATGATGTTGAAAGGGCATTATAATTTGATGAAGGAAATCGTAACAGGAGTCGATTATCTTTTACCAAATTCTGATAACGAAATGAGAAGAATAGCAAAAGAGTTTAATTTAAAAGATTATAATTATTTTAATACTCCAAATGCTATAGATATTAATGTATTTAATGATAATGTAGAACTTACACAGGAAGATTTAGATAAATACGGTCAATACAAAGGTTGTGTTTTATGTGCCGCTAGATTAGAAGGAAGAAAATCTACATTAAACTTAGTTCGTGCCATGAAAGATTTACCATACCAACTTGTTTTGGTTGGGAATGAATCTAAAAATCAGGCCGAATACGTTAGGCAAATTCATCAAGAAGCTGGTGAAAATGTTCATTTCTTAGGACCAGTTCCACATGCTGATTTAGCAAAATTATATAAATTAGCTAATGTACATTGTTTGATTAGTTGGATGGAAACTCCAGGTTTATCAACTCTGGAAGCTGCTGCAATGGATTGTAATATCGTTATCACGAAAAAAGGTGATACAGAAGAATACTTCGAAGATTACGCATTTTATTGTGAACCAGATAATGTTGCTGATATTGCAAATGCAATACAAAAGGCATATACAGCTCAGTTAAATCCAAATCTAAAAAAGAAAATTAATTCTAAGTACAATTGGGAAGAAACTGCTAAAGCAACCTATTTAGCATATCAAAACTCTTTATCATGA
- a CDS encoding oligosaccharide flippase family protein, whose product MKNKILNFLIYGFGQSINILGPLLIVPFIIAICNEDGLGKVGISFSLSLIFCCIIDYSSTIIGTKNTSINRDNVEILRNLFCDFFLTKLLILSILIALLIFGVYSIPYLQQEKTLFLLIIPLLIAQLFNINWILQGLEKFKLIAIFNVLSKGSYILLVFLLINKKQDYIWVNFFLGISNLFFNIIASIYIIKKLNINLKSFSIQNSIKLLKSDFRICASEFCLAIYQFFPIIIVGYLVGNTGAGIFKIIEQIISVFRTYIFMFFNFSYPTICFDLEKDSNKGYKTWLVYHTGNTIIIAFGCLFIYFIKDYVFDFFRVSNELLPTLNSLLKIGIFIPIIISISQAFRQLLLGKEIIKPYTMIIYASTIINIVLIYLLTKVFELKGVLFATIIIEFLVIFSFAYFIKKNNKYQTVL is encoded by the coding sequence ATGAAAAATAAGATACTAAATTTTCTTATTTACGGTTTTGGGCAATCTATAAATATTTTAGGTCCATTACTTATTGTACCTTTTATTATTGCTATTTGCAATGAAGACGGTTTAGGGAAAGTTGGTATCTCGTTTTCTTTATCATTAATTTTTTGTTGTATAATTGATTATAGTTCAACCATTATTGGTACTAAAAACACCTCTATCAACAGAGATAATGTAGAAATATTAAGAAATTTATTTTGTGATTTTTTCTTAACCAAACTGTTAATACTATCAATTCTAATTGCATTATTGATTTTTGGAGTTTATTCTATTCCATATTTACAACAAGAAAAAACGCTTTTTTTATTGATTATTCCGCTATTAATAGCTCAACTTTTTAATATAAATTGGATTTTACAAGGGTTAGAAAAATTTAAACTCATAGCAATTTTCAATGTTCTTTCTAAAGGATCTTATATACTACTTGTTTTCTTGTTAATAAATAAAAAACAAGATTATATATGGGTTAATTTTTTCCTTGGAATAAGTAATTTATTTTTTAATATAATTGCTTCAATTTATATCATTAAAAAGCTGAATATTAATTTAAAATCATTTTCAATACAGAATTCCATCAAGTTATTAAAAAGTGATTTCAGGATTTGTGCTTCCGAATTTTGCTTAGCAATTTATCAATTTTTTCCAATTATAATTGTTGGCTATTTAGTAGGAAATACGGGTGCCGGAATATTTAAAATTATAGAACAAATCATCTCAGTTTTTAGAACTTACATTTTTATGTTCTTTAATTTTTCATACCCAACGATTTGTTTTGATTTAGAAAAAGATTCAAACAAAGGTTACAAAACTTGGTTAGTATATCATACCGGAAATACAATTATAATTGCTTTTGGTTGTTTGTTTATTTACTTTATTAAAGATTACGTTTTTGATTTTTTTAGAGTAAGTAACGAGTTACTTCCGACATTAAATTCGTTGTTGAAAATAGGAATCTTTATTCCAATAATCATTTCGATTTCACAAGCATTTAGACAATTACTTTTAGGTAAAGAAATAATCAAACCTTATACTATGATTATTTACGCATCAACAATTATTAATATCGTTTTAATATACCTTTTAACAAAAGTATTCGAACTTAAAGGAGTATTATTCGCTACTATAATTATTGAATTTTTAGTAATATTTAGTTTCGCTTATTTTATCAAAAAAAATAATAAATATCAAACTGTGTTATGA
- a CDS encoding eukaryotic translation initiation factor 2 subunit alpha, which yields MSENSTNQEIDLLKVADGFSKKLSQLTTKAVNFIKFIKRNIIYILALFIIGAVLGYFYDKNNKSYYTEIIVSPNFNTVDFLNNQIDVVNSRIELQDEKFYAQVGISKQTKIGKVEVKPITDIYRIIDNNELYLDLFKTMTENNDASKIIEDYATSKNFPLHQITIHSGEVLDQKVLDNIMKFINTSDYYNKSRVEIAENLKDKLANNNTSIDQINAILNQVGSSRNVNATVFYNDNKELNELINNKTKLIQENHELKVHLKNLDYIVTPINYATNINNKSGLNNKMKLVFPIVFVGGFFVFAFIRRYF from the coding sequence ATGAGCGAAAACTCAACTAACCAGGAGATTGACTTATTGAAAGTTGCAGATGGTTTTTCTAAGAAATTATCTCAATTAACTACTAAAGCTGTTAATTTTATAAAATTTATCAAAAGAAATATCATTTACATTTTAGCTTTATTTATTATTGGAGCTGTTTTGGGCTACTTCTATGATAAAAACAATAAATCTTATTATACAGAAATCATCGTTTCGCCTAACTTTAATACTGTTGATTTTTTAAATAATCAGATCGATGTTGTAAACTCTAGAATAGAATTACAAGATGAAAAATTTTATGCTCAAGTTGGAATATCTAAGCAAACAAAAATCGGTAAAGTTGAAGTAAAACCTATTACTGATATCTATAGAATTATTGATAATAACGAGTTGTATTTAGACCTTTTTAAAACAATGACGGAGAATAATGACGCTTCGAAAATTATTGAGGATTATGCAACAAGTAAAAACTTTCCATTACATCAAATAACAATTCATTCGGGTGAAGTATTAGATCAAAAGGTATTAGATAACATCATGAAGTTTATCAATACAAGTGATTATTACAATAAAAGTAGAGTTGAAATTGCTGAAAATTTAAAAGATAAATTAGCTAATAACAACACTTCTATTGACCAAATTAATGCGATTTTAAATCAAGTTGGTTCTAGTCGTAATGTAAACGCAACTGTGTTTTACAATGACAATAAAGAATTAAATGAATTGATTAATAATAAAACAAAGTTAATCCAGGAAAACCACGAGTTAAAAGTGCACCTAAAAAACCTTGATTACATTGTTACTCCTATTAATTACGCTACAAACATCAATAACAAGAGTGGATTAAATAACAAAATGAAACTTGTCTTCCCTATCGTATTTGTTGGAGGATTCTTTGTTTTTGCATTTATCAGAAGATATTTCTAG
- a CDS encoding DUF6427 family protein, translated as MLVNLLAKRNFFIQIFIIVLFFGLGATNFNSIYLSKLEFIGFALTILTIAYVAYKDSNNELISKNSYSTWFYMLCMMPCIGQLLDYKIAGSLLLITYVTTELMYFETEHTSKFEAFDIGMFLSFAILLNPPLFILGIVIFAYFLTLKAIDPSILILAILGFLVPVLVFAQISYLMDFKFLVDYYREALFLDYYNFEIKHIFLLPVVGLLAMALLNYVRSVNKEVVEVKRVFFLIFLMLISFLIISALFGGSQLIYLSFFGLIMMIIFSKDFANKKPQYNWLKETILWGYLICMLFFNFYDRIPRIYSLITEVSF; from the coding sequence ATGTTAGTTAATCTACTTGCTAAAAGGAATTTTTTTATCCAAATATTTATCATTGTTCTATTTTTTGGGCTTGGCGCTACAAATTTTAACAGCATTTACCTGAGTAAATTAGAGTTTATTGGATTTGCTTTAACGATATTAACCATCGCTTATGTAGCCTACAAAGACTCGAACAACGAATTAATATCAAAAAATTCATATTCAACCTGGTTTTACATGTTGTGTATGATGCCTTGTATTGGTCAATTATTAGACTATAAAATTGCAGGAAGTTTGTTATTGATAACTTATGTAACAACAGAGTTGATGTATTTTGAAACTGAGCATACATCAAAATTCGAGGCTTTTGATATCGGTATGTTTTTAAGTTTTGCAATTTTATTAAACCCACCATTATTTATTTTGGGAATTGTAATATTTGCTTACTTTTTAACTTTAAAAGCAATAGATCCATCAATTTTAATATTAGCTATACTTGGTTTTTTAGTTCCAGTTTTAGTGTTCGCGCAAATCAGTTATTTAATGGATTTTAAATTTCTAGTAGACTATTATCGCGAAGCTTTATTTTTAGATTATTATAATTTCGAGATTAAGCACATTTTTTTATTGCCAGTTGTAGGATTGTTGGCAATGGCTTTATTAAACTACGTAAGATCGGTAAATAAAGAAGTTGTAGAAGTAAAAAGAGTTTTCTTCTTAATCTTTTTAATGCTGATTTCGTTTCTAATAATATCAGCTTTATTTGGTGGAAGTCAATTAATCTATTTAAGTTTCTTTGGACTTATAATGATGATTATCTTTTCAAAAGATTTCGCCAATAAAAAACCCCAATACAATTGGTTGAAAGAAACAATTCTATGGGGTTATTTAATTTGTATGTTATTTTTTAACTTTTATGATCGTATTCCTCGTATCTATAGTTTGATTACTGAAGTAAGTTTTTAA
- a CDS encoding UDP-2,3-diacylglucosamine diphosphatase: MVSGGQPINIQLESGKKVYFSSDHHFGAPNEEESLVREKLFVQWLDEIQNDCGVLFLLGDLFDFWFEYKHVVPKGFVRVLGKLAELSDRGIPIYFFVGNHDLWMKDYLEEQINAIVFRDKQDFIINGKEFFIVHGDGKGPGDVGYKRMKKVFTNKFCQFLFYLLHPDLAMWLGITASRKNKMISGDEDVHFLGIDNEWLIQYSERQLERKHYDFLVYGHRHLPMEIDIKKSKHINLGDWINYFTYGVFDGETFELKTYFSNQTIDTRNTIIKVKK; the protein is encoded by the coding sequence ATGGTTAGCGGAGGACAACCAATAAACATACAATTAGAATCTGGTAAAAAGGTTTACTTTTCGTCTGATCATCATTTTGGTGCTCCTAATGAAGAGGAAAGCTTGGTACGCGAAAAGTTATTCGTTCAATGGTTAGATGAAATCCAAAACGATTGTGGCGTATTATTTTTATTAGGTGACTTATTTGATTTTTGGTTTGAATATAAACATGTAGTTCCGAAAGGGTTTGTGCGTGTATTAGGAAAATTAGCCGAACTATCTGATCGTGGAATTCCGATTTATTTCTTTGTCGGAAATCATGATTTATGGATGAAAGATTATTTGGAAGAACAAATCAACGCGATTGTTTTTAGGGATAAACAAGATTTCATTATCAATGGGAAGGAATTTTTTATTGTTCACGGTGACGGAAAAGGACCTGGAGATGTAGGTTATAAACGCATGAAAAAAGTGTTTACAAATAAATTTTGTCAATTTCTTTTTTATCTACTTCATCCAGATTTAGCAATGTGGCTTGGGATAACAGCTTCCCGCAAAAATAAAATGATTTCTGGTGACGAAGATGTTCATTTTTTAGGTATTGATAACGAATGGTTAATTCAATATTCTGAAAGACAATTAGAGCGAAAACACTACGATTTTCTTGTGTATGGCCACCGACATTTACCGATGGAAATTGACATAAAAAAATCCAAACACATTAATTTAGGTGATTGGATTAATTATTTTACTTATGGTGTTTTTGACGGTGAAACCTTCGAGTTAAAAACTTACTTCAGTAATCAAACTATAGATACGAGGAATACGATCATAAAAGTTAAAAAATAA
- a CDS encoding 6-pyruvoyl trahydropterin synthase family protein yields MVRLTKTFNFETAHALHGYDGKCKNIHGHSYKLFVTVKGQPSEDVSDVKLGMVMDFGDLKKIVNEEVVEIFDHAILLNQNSPHKTLGDNLIKEGHRVIFTDYQPSCENMMLWMVDRIKNRLPKHIELVALKLHETENSYGEWLAEDNQ; encoded by the coding sequence ATTGTAAGACTTACAAAAACATTTAACTTCGAAACTGCACATGCATTACACGGTTACGATGGAAAATGTAAAAACATACATGGACATTCATACAAATTATTTGTAACAGTTAAAGGACAACCATCTGAAGACGTTAGCGACGTAAAATTAGGTATGGTGATGGATTTTGGCGATTTAAAAAAGATTGTAAACGAAGAAGTTGTTGAAATCTTTGATCATGCAATTTTATTAAATCAAAACTCTCCACATAAAACTTTAGGAGATAATTTAATAAAAGAAGGACACCGAGTAATCTTTACTGATTATCAACCATCATGCGAAAACATGATGCTTTGGATGGTGGACCGAATTAAAAATCGTTTGCCAAAACACATCGAATTAGTTGCATTAAAACTTCACGAAACAGAAAATTCTTACGGAGAATGGTTAGCGGAGGACAACCAATAA
- a CDS encoding ComF family protein: MEIKTILNSLVDLFFPMRCVHCSDVIQSSQYLCVSCVGNLSFTHWQFDQNNKAFKQLYQYCNVEECYSLLHFNKQNPTQSLLHELKYNNRPEIGQELARLLQLDLSKYDGIIPVPIHQKRLKQRGYNQVDGFAKELAQINHIRFVDNVLKRVHFNSSQVFKNKQERLKDMESAFELVDKSIKGHYIIIDDLLTTGATLSQAVKSFNGITDVKISVITIACA, encoded by the coding sequence ATGGAAATCAAAACAATCCTAAATTCTTTAGTTGATTTATTTTTTCCAATGAGATGTGTTCATTGCAGTGATGTAATACAATCTTCTCAATATTTATGTGTTTCCTGTGTCGGAAATTTATCCTTTACACATTGGCAATTTGATCAAAATAACAAAGCTTTCAAGCAATTATACCAATATTGTAATGTAGAAGAATGTTATAGTTTACTACATTTTAACAAGCAAAACCCAACACAATCTTTGTTGCATGAACTTAAATATAACAATAGACCAGAAATTGGTCAAGAGCTTGCTCGATTACTGCAATTAGATTTATCTAAATATGATGGCATAATTCCGGTTCCGATTCATCAAAAAAGATTAAAACAACGCGGCTATAATCAGGTTGATGGTTTTGCAAAAGAATTAGCTCAAATTAATCATATCCGTTTTGTGGATAATGTTTTAAAGCGTGTTCATTTCAACAGTTCACAAGTTTTTAAAAATAAGCAAGAACGCTTGAAAGATATGGAATCTGCTTTTGAGTTAGTTGATAAGTCCATCAAAGGACATTATATAATTATAGACGATTTGTTAACAACTGGTGCAACATTAAGTCAAGCTGTGAAATCTTTTAACGGAATAACAGATGTTAAAATCAGTGTCATCACAATCGCATGTGCGTAA
- a CDS encoding Ig-like domain-containing protein: MKKLVVASLLLVGIFSVNSCARQGTPSGGPKDVTPPKLLGSFPDTLAVNVDPNIKEIEINFDEYVQLKEYNKNVVVSPPFERNPTVTPISMAEKSVKIKLREPLQPNTTYSFNFGDAIQDFNENNKLSNFTYVFSTGNFIDSLNVKGRVFPGAEFELPKKVLVGLFTVDDNYNDSVILKSKPYYISRVNEKGEYDLKFLKSGKYKLVAFEDKVENTKFDFGKERIAFNSDIIDLTSNKEVNLKLFDQKPNYRVADSKQKGYGHIVIKTEGATQPVKITPSNKELTTALYDIHPKQDSVNIWFNPAKENFTNKSERLKFEVQHGEKVDSVSVLYTTPTKEYKSEFKPLNDSKLAPTQDFKIAALAPIKSINKSLINVFKDTVQIPFDAVVDSIDKQIVRFKFDKNLGENFEVNVYPKGIIDHFDVPNDTLIYQMKTGKREDYGNLKVNIQNLQDSPIFLQLIKKNQKFDVIEEKVGLGREFLFPNLNPGDYYLRLFVDENKNGVWDTGDILSGKQPEPVYIYPSKIVVRAMWDSDETWIIGKESEQFILPKEGILNTEQQPNNRQ, encoded by the coding sequence ATGAAGAAACTTGTTGTTGCAAGCCTACTTTTGGTAGGTATTTTTTCGGTTAATTCTTGTGCGCGTCAAGGAACTCCGTCGGGTGGTCCTAAAGATGTTACGCCTCCAAAATTATTAGGTTCTTTTCCAGATACGTTAGCTGTAAATGTAGATCCCAATATTAAAGAAATTGAGATTAATTTTGATGAATATGTACAACTAAAAGAGTATAATAAAAATGTAGTTGTATCTCCACCTTTCGAACGTAATCCTACGGTTACACCTATTTCTATGGCAGAAAAAAGTGTAAAAATTAAATTACGCGAACCACTACAACCCAATACAACGTATAGTTTCAATTTTGGTGATGCAATTCAAGATTTCAACGAAAACAACAAGTTATCAAATTTTACTTACGTTTTTTCTACCGGTAATTTTATCGATTCTTTAAACGTAAAAGGTCGTGTTTTTCCTGGTGCTGAATTCGAACTTCCTAAAAAAGTTTTAGTTGGTTTATTTACGGTTGATGATAATTATAATGATAGTGTAATTTTAAAATCGAAACCATATTACATTTCTCGTGTAAACGAAAAAGGTGAATATGATTTAAAATTCTTGAAAAGTGGGAAATATAAATTAGTTGCTTTTGAAGACAAGGTAGAGAATACGAAATTCGATTTTGGGAAAGAACGTATTGCTTTTAATTCGGATATAATCGATTTAACATCGAACAAAGAAGTTAACTTAAAATTATTCGATCAAAAACCGAATTATCGTGTTGCTGATTCTAAACAAAAAGGATACGGACATATTGTGATTAAAACTGAAGGTGCTACACAACCAGTTAAAATTACACCTTCTAATAAAGAATTAACAACAGCTTTATACGATATTCATCCAAAACAAGATTCTGTAAATATTTGGTTCAATCCTGCGAAAGAGAATTTTACAAATAAATCGGAACGATTAAAATTTGAGGTTCAACATGGCGAAAAAGTTGATTCTGTAAGCGTTTTATATACAACACCTACAAAAGAATATAAGTCTGAATTTAAGCCTTTAAATGATTCGAAATTAGCACCAACACAAGATTTTAAAATAGCGGCTTTAGCGCCAATTAAATCAATTAATAAATCTTTAATTAATGTTTTCAAAGACACAGTTCAAATTCCATTTGATGCGGTAGTTGATTCGATTGATAAACAAATTGTGCGTTTTAAATTTGATAAAAATTTAGGCGAAAATTTCGAAGTTAATGTTTATCCAAAAGGGATTATCGATCATTTTGATGTACCCAATGATACGTTAATATATCAAATGAAAACAGGAAAAAGAGAGGATTATGGAAATTTGAAAGTGAATATTCAAAACTTACAAGATTCACCAATTTTCTTGCAATTAATCAAGAAAAATCAGAAGTTTGATGTAATCGAGGAGAAGGTAGGTTTGGGACGAGAATTTTTATTTCCTAATCTAAATCCAGGAGATTATTACTTAAGATTGTTTGTTGATGAAAATAAAAATGGAGTTTGGGATACGGGCGATATTTTATCGGGCAAACAACCAGAACCTGTTTATATTTATCCTTCAAAAATAGTCGTTCGAGCGATGTGGGATTCGGACGAAACATGGATTATTGGTAAAGAAAGTGAACAGTTTATTTTACCAAAAGAAGGAATTTTAAATACAGAACAGCAACCAAATAATAGACAATAA
- the radA gene encoding DNA repair protein RadA: MAKTKTTYFCQSCGTQTAQWMGQCKSCGEWNTIVEEIVDKGEEKKTWKEKGTKTEKTFALNIREINPLGEIRISTKNQELDRVLGGGIVPGSVILVGGEPGVGKSTLMLQVALKLDTIKILYVSGEESVSQVKLRAERIGIESDQCFILPETNTQKIFAHAKEIQPQLIVVDSVQTLQTPHVESSPGSISQIRETTFELIQYAKETNTPIILIGHITKEGVIAGPKILEHMVDVVLQFEGDRNHIYRILRANKNRFGSTAEIGIYEMQGAGLREVTNPSEVLITKKDELLSGNAIAATLEGVRPMLIEIQALVSTAVYGTPQRTATGFDAKRLNMLLAVLEKRAGFRLNMKDVFLNITGGIRVDDPAIDLAIVAAILSSNEDSAVPDNACFAGEVGLSGEIRAVNRVEQRIMEAEKLGFDVIFVSKYNKIKDTDHGIKIVRISKVEDIYRMLFQ, translated from the coding sequence ATGGCTAAAACAAAAACAACCTATTTCTGTCAAAGTTGCGGAACACAAACTGCCCAATGGATGGGACAATGTAAAAGTTGCGGGGAATGGAATACCATTGTGGAAGAAATTGTTGATAAAGGCGAAGAAAAGAAAACGTGGAAAGAGAAAGGAACGAAAACTGAAAAAACGTTTGCTTTAAATATCCGCGAAATTAACCCTTTAGGAGAAATTAGAATTTCCACTAAAAACCAAGAGTTAGATCGTGTTTTAGGAGGCGGAATTGTGCCTGGATCGGTAATTTTAGTTGGTGGAGAACCAGGAGTTGGGAAATCAACTCTAATGCTACAAGTAGCTTTAAAATTGGATACGATTAAGATTCTTTATGTTTCTGGTGAGGAATCTGTTTCTCAAGTAAAATTAAGAGCTGAACGAATTGGTATTGAATCGGATCAATGCTTTATTTTACCAGAAACTAATACGCAGAAAATATTTGCGCATGCGAAAGAAATTCAACCGCAATTAATCGTTGTTGATTCAGTTCAAACATTACAAACTCCACATGTAGAGTCATCTCCAGGAAGTATTTCTCAGATTCGTGAAACTACATTCGAGTTGATTCAATACGCCAAAGAAACCAATACGCCTATTATTTTAATTGGACATATTACAAAAGAAGGTGTAATTGCTGGACCAAAAATTTTGGAACATATGGTGGATGTTGTCCTTCAGTTTGAAGGCGATCGTAACCACATTTATCGAATTTTACGCGCCAATAAAAACCGTTTCGGATCAACTGCCGAAATCGGAATTTACGAAATGCAAGGTGCAGGTTTACGCGAAGTAACCAATCCATCCGAAGTTTTAATTACCAAGAAAGACGAACTTTTAAGTGGTAATGCAATCGCAGCGACGTTGGAAGGTGTTCGTCCGATGTTGATCGAAATTCAGGCTTTGGTTTCTACCGCAGTTTATGGAACGCCACAACGTACTGCAACCGGTTTTGATGCTAAAAGACTAAACATGTTATTAGCTGTTTTAGAAAAACGTGCTGGTTTCCGATTAAATATGAAAGATGTTTTCTTGAATATTACAGGAGGAATTCGTGTAGACGATCCGGCGATTGATTTAGCGATTGTTGCTGCTATCCTATCTTCGAACGAAGATTCTGCTGTGCCAGATAATGCTTGCTTTGCTGGAGAAGTTGGTTTAAGTGGAGAAATTAGAGCTGTAAACCGTGTAGAACAACGTATTATGGAAGCTGAAAAACTTGGTTTTGATGTGATTTTTGTATCGAAATATAATAAGATTAAAGATACAGATCACGGAATTAAGATTGTTCGAATTTCGAAAGTTGAAGATATTTATAGAATGTTATTTCAGTAA
- a CDS encoding lysylphosphatidylglycerol synthase transmembrane domain-containing protein, which translates to MKSKLKQSLFLIFASLLAIFFIVITVKQIDFGRVLLALNEANYFWIIASMVISIFSYWLRAARWNLLLHPMGYQSKTESGFWAIAFAYFMNLTIPRSGEVARATSMYKMEKVPFEKSFGTIVLERVIDVLFLGLFFGLTFIFNYETLIQFVELGNQENANAVATEPSYTKFYIAGGILLIGLILVGAFWNKIVQTGLYLKVLGFLQGLWEGILSISKLQKRGLFVFYSFAIWISYFLMTYLVFFAFPDTSHFGVAEGFFLLIAGSLGMILPVSGGLAYPYIMSIAFSAIYLATGGQQSEGKAIGDYFGLILYIAQVISMISFGLISILMIGRISTKNSKIEN; encoded by the coding sequence ATGAAGAGTAAATTAAAGCAATCGCTCTTCCTAATCTTTGCTTCATTGTTAGCGATATTTTTTATCGTAATAACAGTGAAGCAAATTGATTTTGGGAGGGTACTATTAGCCCTAAACGAAGCCAATTATTTTTGGATTATCGCATCTATGGTAATCAGTATTTTTTCTTATTGGCTGCGTGCTGCCCGATGGAATTTATTATTACATCCTATGGGATATCAATCTAAAACAGAATCTGGGTTTTGGGCGATTGCATTTGCGTACTTCATGAATTTAACTATTCCACGAAGTGGCGAAGTGGCTCGTGCGACTTCTATGTACAAAATGGAAAAAGTTCCGTTCGAAAAATCTTTCGGGACAATCGTATTAGAACGTGTAATTGACGTTTTATTTTTAGGTCTATTTTTCGGATTAACATTTATTTTCAATTACGAAACTCTGATTCAGTTTGTTGAATTAGGTAATCAAGAAAATGCAAATGCCGTTGCGACAGAACCTTCTTACACCAAATTTTATATCGCTGGTGGAATCTTATTGATAGGATTAATTTTAGTAGGAGCTTTTTGGAATAAAATTGTGCAAACTGGACTTTATCTTAAAGTTTTAGGTTTTTTACAAGGTCTTTGGGAAGGAATATTATCCATTTCTAAATTACAAAAACGTGGGTTATTTGTATTCTATTCCTTTGCAATTTGGATCAGTTATTTCTTAATGACTTACCTTGTCTTCTTTGCTTTTCCAGACACATCACATTTTGGTGTTGCAGAAGGATTTTTCCTTTTAATTGCAGGATCTTTAGGTATGATTTTACCCGTTTCTGGTGGATTAGCTTATCCATACATTATGTCAATCGCATTTTCTGCTATATACTTAGCAACAGGCGGACAACAGAGCGAAGGAAAAGCGATTGGAGATTATTTTGGTTTAATTCTTTATATAGCTCAAGTAATTTCAATGATATCTTTTGGTTTAATTTCAATTTTAATGATTGGAAGAATTAGCACAAAAAATTCTAAGATTGAGAATTAA
- the panD gene encoding aspartate 1-decarboxylase, with amino-acid sequence MMIEVFHSKIHRVKVTDAKLNYIGSITIDEDLIDAANMVVGQKVQIVVQENGERFETYIIKGKRGSGEICLNGPAARRVQVGDTIIIITYAMMDFEEAKTYEPTIVFPNENNLLD; translated from the coding sequence ATGATGATAGAAGTATTTCACTCTAAAATTCACAGAGTAAAAGTAACAGATGCAAAACTAAATTACATTGGAAGTATCACAATCGACGAAGATTTAATTGATGCTGCTAATATGGTTGTTGGTCAAAAAGTACAAATTGTTGTACAAGAAAACGGTGAACGTTTCGAAACATATATTATCAAAGGTAAACGAGGAAGTGGAGAAATTTGTTTAAATGGACCTGCTGCACGTCGTGTACAAGTTGGTGACACAATCATTATCATTACCTATGCAATGATGGATTTTGAAGAAGCCAAAACTTACGAACCTACGATCGTATTCCCTAACGAGAATAATCTTTTAGACTAG